A single region of the Arthrobacter sp. V1I7 genome encodes:
- a CDS encoding metallopeptidase family protein: MPASLPPGLPIVPSDPEDWDHTGVGQDPGPFPMSESDFEAAVSDALDRIPPELAKTMNNVAIFIEDDYTPQPGEDPDTVLLGLYEGVPLTERDSWWDAGSLPDRITIYRLPILDICASREDVIEEVTVTVVHEIAHHFGITDERLHELGWG, from the coding sequence ATGCCCGCTTCGCTGCCGCCCGGCCTCCCCATCGTCCCTTCCGACCCGGAGGACTGGGACCACACCGGCGTCGGCCAGGATCCGGGGCCGTTCCCGATGTCGGAATCCGACTTCGAGGCTGCGGTGAGCGACGCCCTGGACCGGATCCCGCCGGAGCTGGCGAAGACGATGAACAATGTGGCGATTTTCATCGAGGATGACTACACGCCGCAGCCGGGCGAGGACCCAGATACGGTGCTGCTGGGCCTCTACGAGGGTGTCCCGCTGACCGAAAGGGACTCGTGGTGGGATGCCGGCTCGCTGCCGGACCGCATCACCATCTACCGCCTGCCCATCCTCGACATCTGCGCCTCCCGCGAGGACGTGATCGAGGAGGTCACGGTCACGGTGGTGCACGAGATTGCCCACCACTTCGGCATCACCGACGAGCGCCTGCACGAGCTCGGCTGGGGATAG
- a CDS encoding ABC transporter permease, translated as MSGGSSRGAAVRPRAAALLGSELGVMFRRRRTWAMLCALAAIPILIAVAVRLSSPVPAGRGPAFLDRVTQNGLFVGLTAMLVSVPLFLPLTVGVVAGDTVAGEAGMGTLRYLLAAPAGRVRLLLVKYAGAVVFAVAAPLVVALVGAGVGALLFPVGPVTLLSGDSIGTGEALVRLLLIAAYLAVSLLGLSAIGLFMSTLTDVPVGAMAATVVLSVVSQVLDALPQLEWLHPWLFSHYWLEFGDLLRQPVSWDSFATNALLQGGYIALFGALAYGRFITKDVLS; from the coding sequence TTGTCCGGCGGGTCCTCCCGGGGAGCCGCGGTCCGCCCCCGGGCCGCCGCTCTGCTGGGGTCCGAACTCGGTGTGATGTTCCGGCGCCGCAGGACCTGGGCGATGCTCTGCGCGCTGGCCGCCATCCCGATCCTGATCGCCGTCGCGGTGCGGCTCTCGTCCCCCGTGCCGGCGGGCCGCGGCCCTGCCTTCCTGGACCGGGTCACACAGAACGGGCTGTTCGTCGGGCTCACCGCCATGCTCGTCTCCGTTCCCCTGTTCCTCCCGCTGACCGTGGGCGTGGTGGCCGGGGACACCGTGGCCGGCGAGGCGGGGATGGGGACCCTCCGCTACCTGCTCGCGGCGCCCGCCGGCCGTGTCCGGTTGCTGCTCGTGAAGTACGCGGGCGCCGTGGTGTTCGCCGTCGCGGCACCGCTGGTGGTGGCTCTGGTCGGGGCGGGAGTCGGCGCCCTGCTTTTCCCGGTTGGACCGGTGACGCTGCTGTCGGGTGACTCCATCGGGACGGGCGAGGCGCTTGTGCGGCTGCTGCTCATCGCCGCGTACCTCGCCGTCTCGTTGCTGGGGCTTTCGGCAATCGGCTTGTTCATGTCGACCCTCACGGACGTGCCCGTGGGAGCGATGGCTGCCACGGTGGTGCTCTCGGTGGTTTCGCAGGTGCTGGACGCCCTGCCGCAACTGGAATGGCTGCATCCCTGGCTGTTCAGCCACTACTGGCTGGAGTTCGGGGACCTGCTCCGCCAACCGGTTTCCTGGGACTCTTTCGCGACAAATGCCCTGCTGCAGGGCGGCTACATTGCACTTTTCGGGGCGCTCGCCTACGGCCGGTTCATCACCAAGGACGTGCTGTCCTGA
- a CDS encoding ABC transporter ATP-binding protein: MTAVVPDAELSIETRGLSKRFGHQLAVDGVDLAVPRGSVFGFLGPNGSGKTTTIRLMLGLAAATGGSVRLLGQEMPRHLHEVLPRVGALVEGPAFYPFLSGTANLHRFDAADPYGAATTRKARVRSALERVGLSHASEKKVRAYSLGMKQRLGIANALLAPRELLVLDEPTNGLDPQGTREVRSLVRSLAADGATVFVSSHLLAEVEQICTHAAIMSAGRLVAQGTLEELRQAGQARIRVLTPDAGAAVQVLAGLGLTVNGGDGSSFAGGSFAGTSSSPGTPGSGSTREGRVLFAPLPAGDSDGGVEPETVVAALVAAGVRVRGFATEQASLEERFVALTGEGFDVVQ, translated from the coding sequence GTGACCGCCGTCGTGCCGGATGCTGAACTGAGCATCGAGACGCGCGGCCTCAGCAAACGGTTCGGCCACCAATTGGCCGTCGACGGCGTCGACCTGGCCGTGCCAAGAGGCTCGGTCTTTGGCTTTCTGGGACCCAACGGCTCGGGCAAAACCACCACGATCCGGCTCATGCTGGGGCTCGCCGCAGCCACGGGAGGCTCGGTGCGCCTGCTGGGCCAGGAGATGCCCCGGCACCTGCATGAGGTGCTGCCCCGGGTGGGTGCCCTGGTTGAGGGGCCGGCGTTCTACCCGTTTCTGTCCGGCACCGCCAACCTGCACCGCTTCGACGCCGCGGACCCGTATGGGGCCGCCACCACGCGGAAAGCACGGGTCCGGTCAGCACTGGAGCGGGTGGGCCTGAGCCATGCCAGTGAAAAGAAGGTCCGGGCCTACTCCCTGGGCATGAAGCAACGGCTCGGCATCGCCAACGCCCTGCTGGCTCCCCGCGAGCTCCTGGTCCTGGACGAGCCCACTAATGGCCTCGATCCGCAGGGAACCCGCGAGGTCCGAAGCCTGGTGCGCTCGCTCGCGGCGGACGGCGCCACAGTGTTCGTCTCCAGCCATCTGCTGGCCGAGGTGGAACAGATCTGCACCCACGCGGCCATTATGAGTGCCGGCCGGCTGGTGGCACAGGGAACCCTCGAGGAGCTGCGACAGGCAGGGCAGGCGCGGATCCGGGTACTGACCCCCGACGCCGGAGCAGCGGTCCAGGTCCTGGCCGGCCTCGGTTTGACCGTCAACGGCGGCGACGGCAGCAGCTTCGCCGGCGGCAGCTTCGCCGGCACAAGTTCCAGCCCAGGAACGCCGGGCAGCGGCTCCACGCGGGAGGGCAGGGTGCTTTTCGCCCCGCTGCCGGCCGGGGATTCCGACGGCGGCGTGGAACCCGAGACGGTGGTGGCCGCCCTGGTGGCGGCCGGCGTCCGGGTCCGCGGCTTTGCGACCGAACAGGCCAGCCTCGAGGAACGTTTTGTGGCGTTGACCGGGGAGGGCTTCGACGTTGTCCAGTGA